The window TCATCATGGCATCGGGCCTCGGCGACTGGATCGCCCACGGTCTGGCGCCGCTGGCCAGCCATCCGCTGGGACTGGTGACGCTGGCGCTAATCTGCTCTTTCCCGCTGCTGTCGCCATTTCTCGGCCCCGGCGCGGTTATCGCCCAGGTAATTGGGGTGCTGATCGGCGTGCAGATTGGTCTGGGCAACATTCCGCCGCATCTGGCGCTACCCGCCCTGTTCGCCATCAACGCCCAGGCGGCCTGCGACTTTATTCCGGTTGGCCTCTCGCTGGCGGAAGCCCGTCAGGACACGGTACGCGTCGGGGTGCCGTCAGTGCTGGTGAGCCGCTTTTTGACCGGCGCGCCAACGGTGCTCATCGCCTGGTTTGTTTCCGGCTTTATTTATCAATAGGAGGTTCCGGGATGACCGTGATTTATCAGACCACCATCACCCGTATCGGCCAGAGCGCGCCGGATGCGCTGTGCGACCAGATGCTGATTACTTTTCGCGAAGGCGCGCCGGCGGATATCGAAGAATTTTGCTTCATCCACTGTCATGGCGAGCTGAACGGCGTGCTACAGCCCGGCGCGCAGTTTGAGCTGGGCCAGCATCGCTACCCGGTAACCGCCGTCGGCAGCGTGGCGGAGCAAAATTTACGTGAACTGGGCCATATCACCCTGCGCTTCGACGGACTGAACGAAGCGGAATTCCCCGGCACCGTGCACGTTGCGGGGCCCGTACCGGACGATATCGCGCCGGGCTGTATTTTGAAGTTTGTCGCTTAAGGAGAGAAAAATGAATCAGGTTGCCGTAGTCATTGGCGGAGGACAGACCCTGGGGGCGTTCCTGTGCCGTGGGCTTGCAGCAGAAGGCTATCACGTGGCGGTTGTCGACATTCAGAGCGATAAAGCCACCAGGGTGGCGCAGGAGATTAACGCCGAATTTGGCGAAGGCATGGCCTGGGGTTTTGGCGCTGACGCCACCAGCGAGCAGAGCGTTCTCGCCCTCGCCCGCGCCGTGGATGAGATCTTTGGCCGGGTGGATCTGTTGGTTTACAGCGCGGGGATCGCCAAAGCGGCGTTTATCAGCGACTTCCAGCTCGGCGATTTCGACCGTTCATTACAGGTGAATCTGGTCGGCTACTTCCTCTGCGCACGGGAATTTTCCCGTCTGATGATCCGCGATGGCATTCAGGGACGCATTATTCAGATCAACTCGAAATCCGGCAAAGTGGGCAGTAAGCATAATTCCGGCTACAGCGCCGCCAAGTTCGGCGGCGTCGGTTTAACCCAGTCGCTGGCGCTGGATCTGGCGGAATATGGCATTACCGTACACGCGCTGATGCTCGGCAACCTGTTGAAATCGCCGATGTTCCAGTCGCTGCTGCCGCAGTACGCCACCAAGCTTGGCATTAAGCCGGAGGAAGTGGAGCAGTATTACATTGATAAAGTCCCGCTCAGACGCGGCTGCGATTATCAGGATGTGCTGAATATGCTGCTGTTCTATGCCAGTCCTGGAGCGTCGTATTGTACCGGCCAGTCAATCAACGTAACCGGCGGTCAGGTGATGTTCTGATAGCGACCCTGCCCGGTGGCGCTGCGCGCGCTTACCGGGCCTACACAACCCCCGCACCGTAGGCCCGATCTTCGGTAGACAATTTAAGGAGCATATAATGGTTTCCGCACTGATTACCGTCGCTGTTATCGCCTGGGGCGCGCAACTGGCTCTCGGCGGCTGGCAGCTCTCCCGCTTTAACCGCGCCTTTGACCTGCTTTGTCAACAGGGGCGGGTCGGCGTGGGACGCTCAGGCGGACGGTTTAAACCTCGCGTGGTGGTCGCCATCGCGCTCGACGAAAATCAGCGGGTAACGGATACATTGTTTATGAAAGGGCTGACGGTATTCGCCAGCCCCCTAAAAATTCCCTCTATTCAGGGTAAACATCTCAATGAATTACAGCCTGATGTGATCTTTCCCCGTGATCCGCTATCACAGAATGCACTATCATTGGCGCTTAATCTGAAACAAGGATAATTTCGTTGTGAATGCCAATAGCTTGCGAAATTGTCATTTCGAAACTTCAATTCAGGATATGCACGCCAATGAAACCTCGTCAGCGTCAGGCCGCCATTCTGGAGCATCTGCAAAAGCAGGGAAAATGCTCGGTTGAGGAACTGGCCCAGCACTTTGACACCACGGGCACGACCATCCGCAAGGATCTGGTCATTCTGGAAAATGCCGGCACCGTCATACGTACCTATGGCGGCGTGGTGTTAAATAAAGAGGAGTCTGACCCGCCTATCGATCACAAGACGCTGATCAATACGCATAAAAAGGCGCGTATTGCCGAAGCGGCGGTCAGGTTCATCTACGACGGCGACTCGATCATTCTCGACGCCGGCAGCACCGTTTTACAGATGGTGCCAATGCTCAGCCGCTTCAGTAATATCACCGTAATGACCAACAGCCTGCATATTGTTAACGCGCTGTCAGAGTTAGATAACGAACAAACCATCCTGATGCCCGGCGGCACCTTCCGTAAAAAATCGGCCTCGTTTCATGGTCAGCTGGCGGAAAACGCCTTTGCGCAGTTCAGTTTTGACAAACTCTTCATGGGCACCGACGGCATTGACCTGGACGCAGGCGTTACCACCTTTAACGAGGTCTACACCGTCAGCAAAGCGATGTGCAACGCCGCGCGCGAAGTGATTCTGATGGCCGACTCGTCAAAGTTTGGCCGCAAAAGCCCGAATGTCGTATGCAGCCTGGAAAGCGTCGATAAATTGATTACCGACGCGGGCATCGATCCGGCGTTTCGTCGGGCGCTGGAAGAGAAAGGAATAGACGTGATCATAACCGGAGAAACCAATGAGTGATGCACTACTGAACGCAGGCCGTCAGACGTTATTGCTGGAGCTACAGGAAGCAAGCCGTCTGCCGGAACGTCTGGGCGATGATTTTGTCCGCGCCGCCAATACCATTATCCACTGCGAAGGCAAAGTGGTGGTTTCGGGTATCGGCAAATCGGGGCATATCGGCAAAAAAATCGCCGCGACCCTCGCCAGTACCGGCACCCCGGCCTTTTTCGTACATCCGGCAGAGGCGCTGCATGGCGATCTGGGAATGATCGAAAGCCGCGACGTGATGCTGTTTATCTCCTACTCCGGCGGCGCCAAAGAGCTGGATCTGATCATCCCGCGCCTGGAAGATAAATCCATTGCCCTGCTGGCGATGACCGGTAAGCCCGGCTCGCCGCTGGGGCTGGCGGCGAAAGCCGTTCTGGACATTTCGGTTGAACGCGAGGCCTGTCCGATGCACCTGGCGCCAACCTCCAGCACCGTCAACACCCTGATGATGGGCGACGCGCTGGCAATGGCGGTAATGCAGGCGCGCGGCTTCAGCGAAGAGGATTTTGCCCGCTCGCACCCGGCTGGCGCGCTCGGCGCCCGGCTGCTTAACAAGGTGCATCACCTGATGCGTCGTGACGACGCGGTGCCGCAGGTGCAGCTGTCCGCCAGCGTAATGGACGCCATGCTTGAGTTAAGCCGTACCGGACTCGGTCTGGTCGCCGTCTGCGACGCGCAACAGCAGGTGAACGGCGTCTTTACCGACGGCGACCTGCGCCGCTGGCTGGTCGGCGGCGGCGCGCTCACCACGCCGGTCAGCGAAGCGATGACCCGCAACGGCATCACGCTTCAGGCTGACAGTCGCGCCATTGACGCCAAAGAGATCCTGATGAAGCGCAAAATCACCGCCGCGCCGGTGGTTGATGAAAACGGCAAGCTCACCGGCGCCATCAACCTGCAGGACTTTTATCAGGCCGGGATCCTCTAGCCTTTCAGCCCCAGACGCTTCGCCAGCCGGTGCAGGTTGGCGACGTCCGTCTCCAGCGCCCGCGCGCTGGCCGCCCAGTTATGGTTATTCTGCGCCAGCGCCCGACGGATCATCTCGCGCTGAAAAGATTCGGTGGCGTCACGTAAACTGGTATGCGGCGCACTCTCCGGCAGGGTTTCCGTTTGCGACGCGATAGCCTCTTCCTGCAATGCGAAGTGCTGCGCTTCCAGCACCACTTCATCCCCCGCCCTCGTCGCCCGCGCCAGCACTACCGCGCGGTGAATGGCATGTTCCAGTTCGCGCACGTTGCCCGGCCAGGCGTAGTTCAGCAGATGGCTGCGCGCGCCCGGACTCAGCACCACTCTGGAAAGTCCCAGCCGTAGCCGACACTGCTCGCAGAAATAGCCCGCCAGCAGCACCGCGTCCTCCCCGCGCTCGCGCAGCGGCGGAACGGAAAGCGGAAAGACGCTCAGGCGGTGGAACAAATCGGCGCGAAAGCGTCCTGCCACCACCTCTTCGCGCAGATCGCGGTTGGTCGCCGCCAGCACGCGCACGTCAACGCGCAGGCTGCGGTCGTCACCGACGCGCTGAATGTCGCCGTATTGCAGAACACGTAAAAGTTTGGCCTGCAACGCCAGCGACAGCTCGCCGATTTCATCCAGAAACAGCGTGCCGTTATCGGCCATCTCAAACTTACCGCTACGGTTGCTGATGGCTCCGGTAAACGCGCCTTTGACATGCCCGAACAGCTCGCTCTCGGCGACGCTCTCCGGCAGCGCGGCGCAGTTCAGATAGACCAGCGGATTTACCGCCCGCGGCGATCCCTCATGAATCGCTTTCGCCACCAGCTCTTTCCCGGTGCCGGTTTCACCGCTGATCAGGACGTTGAGATCGGAGGCCGCCACAATCTCAATTTCTTTTTTCAGCTGCATCATGCCGGGCGACAGGCCAATCATCTGCGTCTCTTTTACCTGGCCGAAATCGGGGGTCGGGCCCGGCAGCATATTCTGGCTTTCCAGTTGTTCAATCAGCAACGCATTACTGAGCGCCCCGGCGGCCAGCGCGGCGATCAGCCGTAGCTCCTCGTCGCTGAATACGTCAAACTGATCCGGCGCCATACCGTCGAGGGTCAGCGCGCCAATCAGATTTTGCCCGGCAAACAGCGGCAGGCCGATGCAGGCGTGCACTTTTAAGCTCTCCTGGCCGGGAATCAGCCCGTCATACGGATCGGGCAGATCGCTGTCCGCCGGAAAGCGCACCACGTCACCGGCGCGGGCGATGGCCTCCAGCCGCGGATGCCCTTCCAGGGTAAAGCGCCTGCCCAGCACGTCCTGCGCCAGACCGTCGATCGCCAGCGGAATAAACTGCCGCGCCTCATAGCGCAGCAGCGCCGAGGCGTCACACTCCAGCACCTGGCGCAGCGTGGTAATCAGACGCTGAAAACGGTCCTGATGCCCGACGCCGCGCTGTAACTCAATGGCGATACCCGCCAGCACGTCTACAGAAAAGCTCATCATTACCTCATTGTCATTTTGACAATCTATAATGTCATATTGACTGTAATAGTGATAGTCTTTTTGACTATAAAAAAACACCAGGAAAATAAAAAACCCTTTAAAATAAATTCAATAAAAAACTGGCACGCAACCTGCAATAAGCAAAACAACACTTTCGAACAACGCTGAATTAATTGAGGTTGCTATGTCTATTCTGGTTAAAAATAACATTCATTGGGTTGGCCAACGTGACTGGGAAGTGCGTGATTTTCACGGTACTGAATACAAAACCCTGCGCGGCAGCAGCTACAACAGCTATCTCATCCGCGAAGAAAAAAACGTCCTGATTGATACCGTCGATCATAAATTCAGCCGTGAGTTCGTACAGAACCTGCGCGCCGAAATCGACCTTGCCGACATTGATTACATCATCATTAACCACGCGGAAGAAGATCATGCCGGGGCGCTGACGGAGCTGATGACCCAGATCCCGGATACGCCAATCTACTGCACCGCCAACGCCATCGACTCGATTACCGGTCATCACCATCATCCGGAATGGAACTTTAACGTGGTCAAAACCGGCGACACGCTGGATATCGGCAACGGCAAACAGCTGATTTTTGTCGAAACTCCGATGCTGCACTGGCCGGACAGCATGATGACCTACATGACCGGCGACGCGGTGCTGTTCAGTAACGACGCCTTCGGACAGCACTACTGCGACGAACGTCTGTTTAATGATGAAGTAGATCAGAGTGAACTGTTTGAGCAGTGCCAGCGCTACTACGCTAACATTCTGACCCCGTTCAGCCGTCTGGTAACGCCAAAAATCACCGAGATCCTCGGCTTCAACCTGCCGGTCGATATGATCGCCACCTCGCACGGCGTGGTATGGCGCGATAACCCGACGCAGATCGTCGAACTGTACCTGAAATGGGCGGCGGACTATCAGGAAGATCGCATCACCATCTTCTATGACACCATGTCCAATAACACCCGCATGATGGCCGACGCCATCGCCCAGGGCATTAATGAAGTCGACCCGAACGTGGCGGTGAAAATTTTTAACGTTGCCCGCAGCGATAAAAATGAAATTCTCACTAACGTCTTCCGTTCAAAAGGCGTGCTGGTCGGCACCTCCACCATGAACAACGTGATGATGCCGAAAATCGCCGGTCTGGTGGAAGAGATGACCGGCCTGCGTTTTCGTAATAAACGCGCCAGCGCCTTCGGTTCCCACGGCTGGAGCGGCGGCGCGGTTGACCGTCTCTCCACTCGCCTGCAGGACGCCGGTTTTGAAATGTCGCTGAGCCTGAAGGCGAAATGGCGTCCGGATCTGGACGCGCTGGAACTGTGCCGCCAGCACGGTCGTGACATTGCCCGTCAGTGGGCGCTCGCCCCGCTGCCGGAAGCCGCGCCGAAAGCAGTAGCGGCAGAAAGCGCTCCGGCTGAAGCGCCTGCGGCCGCCGATCTCGGCCCCTGCATGCAGTGCAGCGTCTGCCAGTGGATCTACGACCCGGCCAAAGGCGAGCCGATGCAGGAAGTCGCGCCGGGTACGCCGTGGAGCGAAGTGCCGGACAACTTCCTGTGCCCGGAATGTTCATTAGGTAAAGAAGTGTTCGACGAACTGGCGACGGAGGCAAAATGAGCCGGGGAATAGTTATCATTGGTTCGGGCTTCGCCGCCCGCCAGTTAGTGAAAAATATCCGTAAGCAGGACGCGGAGATTCCGTTAACCCTGATCGCCGCCGACAGCATGGATGAGTACAACAAGCCCGATCTCAGCCATGTGATAAGCCAGGCCCAGCGCGCCGATGACCTCACCCGCCAGTCGGCGGGGGAGTTTGCCGAACAGTTTAATCTGCGCCTTTTCCCGCATACCTGGGTGACCGACATCGACGCCGACGCCCACGTGGTGAAAAGCCAGGACAAACAGTGGCAGTACGAAAAGCTGGTGCTGGCCACTGGCGCGGCGGCCTTCGTTCCGCCTGTGCCGGGGCGTGAGTTAATGCTTACTTTAAACAGCCAGCAGGAGTACCGCGCCTGTGAAACGCAGCTGCACGACGCGCAGCGGGTGCTGATTGTCGGCGGTGGGCTGATTGGCAGCGAGTTAGCGATGGACTTCTGCCGCGCCGGTAAAGCGGTGACGCTGATCGACAACGCCGCCAGCATCCTCGCCTCGCTGATGCCGCCTGAAGTGAGCAGTCGCTTACAGCACCGGCTTACCGACATGGGCGTGCACCTGCTGCTGAAATCACAGCTCCAGTCGCTGGAGAAAACCGATAGCGGCATTCGCGCCACGCTGGATCGCGATCGCAGCATTGAGGTGGATGCGGTGATTGCCGCCACCGGCCTGCGCCCGGAAACGGCGCTGGCGCGCCGCGCCGGAGTAACGGTTAATCGCGGGGTCTGCGTGGATAGCTACCTGCAAACCAGCAATGCGGATATCTATGCTCTCGGCGACTGCGCGGAAATCAACGGTCAGGTGCTGCCATTCCTGCAACCCATCCAGCTCAGCGCGATGTACCTGGCGAAGAACCTGCTCGGCGGCAATGCGCCGCTGAAGCTGCCCGCTATGCTGGTGAAAATCAAAACGCCGGAGCTGCCGCTGCATCTCGCCGGAGAAACCCAGCGGCGCGATCTGAGCTGGCAGATCGGTACGCAAGCCGACGGGATGGTCGCGAAAGGGATGAACGAAGAAGGTCAGCTTTGCGCCTTCGTCGTGAGCGAAGACCGGATGAAAGAGGCGTTCGCTTTGCTGAAATCGCTACCGGCATAAGTCCGGCTGTGCCGGATGGCG is drawn from Citrobacter rodentium NBRC 105723 = DSM 16636 and contains these coding sequences:
- the srlB gene encoding PTS glucitol/sorbitol transporter subunit IIA — translated: MTVIYQTTITRIGQSAPDALCDQMLITFREGAPADIEEFCFIHCHGELNGVLQPGAQFELGQHRYPVTAVGSVAEQNLRELGHITLRFDGLNEAEFPGTVHVAGPVPDDIAPGCILKFVA
- the srlD gene encoding sorbitol-6-phosphate dehydrogenase produces the protein MNQVAVVIGGGQTLGAFLCRGLAAEGYHVAVVDIQSDKATRVAQEINAEFGEGMAWGFGADATSEQSVLALARAVDEIFGRVDLLVYSAGIAKAAFISDFQLGDFDRSLQVNLVGYFLCAREFSRLMIRDGIQGRIIQINSKSGKVGSKHNSGYSAAKFGGVGLTQSLALDLAEYGITVHALMLGNLLKSPMFQSLLPQYATKLGIKPEEVEQYYIDKVPLRRGCDYQDVLNMLLFYASPGASYCTGQSINVTGGQVMF
- the gutM gene encoding transcriptional regulator GutM, encoding MVSALITVAVIAWGAQLALGGWQLSRFNRAFDLLCQQGRVGVGRSGGRFKPRVVVAIALDENQRVTDTLFMKGLTVFASPLKIPSIQGKHLNELQPDVIFPRDPLSQNALSLALNLKQG
- the srlR gene encoding glucitol operon DNA-binding transcriptional repressor SrlR, which codes for MKPRQRQAAILEHLQKQGKCSVEELAQHFDTTGTTIRKDLVILENAGTVIRTYGGVVLNKEESDPPIDHKTLINTHKKARIAEAAVRFIYDGDSIILDAGSTVLQMVPMLSRFSNITVMTNSLHIVNALSELDNEQTILMPGGTFRKKSASFHGQLAENAFAQFSFDKLFMGTDGIDLDAGVTTFNEVYTVSKAMCNAAREVILMADSSKFGRKSPNVVCSLESVDKLITDAGIDPAFRRALEEKGIDVIITGETNE
- the gutQ gene encoding arabinose-5-phosphate isomerase GutQ — protein: MSDALLNAGRQTLLLELQEASRLPERLGDDFVRAANTIIHCEGKVVVSGIGKSGHIGKKIAATLASTGTPAFFVHPAEALHGDLGMIESRDVMLFISYSGGAKELDLIIPRLEDKSIALLAMTGKPGSPLGLAAKAVLDISVEREACPMHLAPTSSTVNTLMMGDALAMAVMQARGFSEEDFARSHPAGALGARLLNKVHHLMRRDDAVPQVQLSASVMDAMLELSRTGLGLVAVCDAQQQVNGVFTDGDLRRWLVGGGALTTPVSEAMTRNGITLQADSRAIDAKEILMKRKITAAPVVDENGKLTGAINLQDFYQAGIL
- the norR gene encoding nitric oxide reductase transcriptional regulator NorR, which encodes MSFSVDVLAGIAIELQRGVGHQDRFQRLITTLRQVLECDASALLRYEARQFIPLAIDGLAQDVLGRRFTLEGHPRLEAIARAGDVVRFPADSDLPDPYDGLIPGQESLKVHACIGLPLFAGQNLIGALTLDGMAPDQFDVFSDEELRLIAALAAGALSNALLIEQLESQNMLPGPTPDFGQVKETQMIGLSPGMMQLKKEIEIVAASDLNVLISGETGTGKELVAKAIHEGSPRAVNPLVYLNCAALPESVAESELFGHVKGAFTGAISNRSGKFEMADNGTLFLDEIGELSLALQAKLLRVLQYGDIQRVGDDRSLRVDVRVLAATNRDLREEVVAGRFRADLFHRLSVFPLSVPPLRERGEDAVLLAGYFCEQCRLRLGLSRVVLSPGARSHLLNYAWPGNVRELEHAIHRAVVLARATRAGDEVVLEAQHFALQEEAIASQTETLPESAPHTSLRDATESFQREMIRRALAQNNHNWAASARALETDVANLHRLAKRLGLKG
- the norV gene encoding anaerobic nitric oxide reductase flavorubredoxin, with the protein product MSILVKNNIHWVGQRDWEVRDFHGTEYKTLRGSSYNSYLIREEKNVLIDTVDHKFSREFVQNLRAEIDLADIDYIIINHAEEDHAGALTELMTQIPDTPIYCTANAIDSITGHHHHPEWNFNVVKTGDTLDIGNGKQLIFVETPMLHWPDSMMTYMTGDAVLFSNDAFGQHYCDERLFNDEVDQSELFEQCQRYYANILTPFSRLVTPKITEILGFNLPVDMIATSHGVVWRDNPTQIVELYLKWAADYQEDRITIFYDTMSNNTRMMADAIAQGINEVDPNVAVKIFNVARSDKNEILTNVFRSKGVLVGTSTMNNVMMPKIAGLVEEMTGLRFRNKRASAFGSHGWSGGAVDRLSTRLQDAGFEMSLSLKAKWRPDLDALELCRQHGRDIARQWALAPLPEAAPKAVAAESAPAEAPAAADLGPCMQCSVCQWIYDPAKGEPMQEVAPGTPWSEVPDNFLCPECSLGKEVFDELATEAK
- the norW gene encoding NADH:flavorubredoxin reductase NorW: MSRGIVIIGSGFAARQLVKNIRKQDAEIPLTLIAADSMDEYNKPDLSHVISQAQRADDLTRQSAGEFAEQFNLRLFPHTWVTDIDADAHVVKSQDKQWQYEKLVLATGAAAFVPPVPGRELMLTLNSQQEYRACETQLHDAQRVLIVGGGLIGSELAMDFCRAGKAVTLIDNAASILASLMPPEVSSRLQHRLTDMGVHLLLKSQLQSLEKTDSGIRATLDRDRSIEVDAVIAATGLRPETALARRAGVTVNRGVCVDSYLQTSNADIYALGDCAEINGQVLPFLQPIQLSAMYLAKNLLGGNAPLKLPAMLVKIKTPELPLHLAGETQRRDLSWQIGTQADGMVAKGMNEEGQLCAFVVSEDRMKEAFALLKSLPA